In a genomic window of Stakelama saccharophila:
- a CDS encoding TylF/MycF/NovP-related O-methyltransferase, with protein sequence MNPADLSTLLETLKQELSARPETDVLGILGVGPAAYDVVTWLNVAGLTGRLTGVYDTSPQEAGLRCRPMEALEQDRPQILIVASDQRKEALIEAAVPHIEASVRLLIGGFDHFRYRDLAFEQETANALVPSFANGYPNCLIHLWQVLQNAARLGVDGTIVEFGMFRGGTTMLLSRFAERLGKDWPVIGFDTFDGFPPPRSPLDMYSHPDCVFMDEAAARRYLAGRNVKIVPGDIVETASQLKERGILLAFIDTDNYTSAVAALDAVQGQIVPGGAIVFDHFTGVDRFLYTLGERMAAKRLLEDPRFFNLHGTGVFLRQSA encoded by the coding sequence ATGAACCCTGCCGACCTGTCGACACTGCTCGAAACGCTCAAGCAAGAGTTGTCCGCTCGCCCCGAGACTGACGTTCTCGGAATCCTAGGCGTCGGCCCCGCCGCATACGACGTCGTAACCTGGCTGAACGTTGCGGGGCTGACCGGCCGGTTGACCGGAGTCTACGACACGTCACCGCAAGAGGCCGGGCTTCGCTGCCGACCGATGGAGGCGCTGGAACAGGACCGGCCCCAGATCCTGATTGTAGCTTCGGACCAGCGTAAAGAGGCGCTTATCGAGGCCGCTGTACCCCACATTGAGGCGAGCGTCCGGTTGCTAATCGGAGGATTCGACCACTTCCGGTACCGCGACCTGGCCTTTGAGCAAGAAACTGCAAACGCGCTCGTGCCCTCCTTCGCGAACGGATATCCGAACTGCCTGATCCATCTTTGGCAGGTTCTTCAGAACGCTGCACGCTTGGGCGTCGACGGGACGATCGTGGAATTCGGAATGTTCCGGGGAGGAACGACCATGTTGCTCTCTCGCTTCGCCGAGCGACTGGGCAAAGACTGGCCAGTCATCGGTTTCGACACCTTCGACGGTTTCCCTCCGCCACGTAGTCCGCTTGACATGTATTCTCACCCTGACTGCGTCTTTATGGACGAGGCCGCAGCCCGCCGATATCTGGCCGGACGGAACGTCAAGATCGTGCCGGGCGATATCGTCGAGACCGCGTCTCAGTTGAAGGAGCGGGGTATCCTGCTAGCGTTCATTGACACCGACAACTACACCTCGGCAGTGGCGGCGCTGGATGCTGTTCAAGGTCAGATAGTGCCCGGGGGCGCCATTGTGTTCGACCACTTCACTGGTGTAGACCGCTTTTTGTACACCTTGGGCGAACGCATGGCCGCCAAGCGCCTTCTCGAAGACCCGCGATTCTTCAATCTACACGGCACCGGCGTATTTCTTCGGCAGTCAGCGTGA
- a CDS encoding toll/interleukin-1 receptor domain-containing protein yields the protein MIDHLRIHVVWASGSLEGARVAEMISRHFDGIGMERDGVAYRVPVRFASAPWLPDSPLPKPVDLSRADHNAVVLLHDDFMDEQASVWDQYVQSTRAAMETRGAADVYIPFCDYGGSAIPASDRERNTQYVYRTGWKGLDQLARDKRLLLHVLVQIRRHLRKLSGDDRDEPLFVSHAKADGDTIAREIVAYVQSPDHDVPLHTFYDAMELNPGEDFKARFDAEISRGTLIAIVSDVYDSRPWCIFELTTAKRHRRPIVLADIGGVRVSRTYPYGANLPRVRLDPTGSAGSWIDPLLVETMSEGLRCDIFQAQAAKVVAADSEVTVMPRPPELFDVIDADLCPRVILYPDPPLGDLEARLVTRAMAALRSDSQLKTLGEYQA from the coding sequence ATGATTGATCATCTGCGCATACATGTTGTCTGGGCTTCCGGGTCGCTAGAAGGAGCGCGCGTCGCTGAAATGATCTCCCGGCATTTCGACGGAATCGGAATGGAAAGGGACGGGGTGGCTTATCGAGTGCCCGTTCGCTTCGCGAGCGCGCCGTGGCTTCCGGACTCGCCGTTGCCTAAACCCGTTGACCTATCGCGCGCGGACCACAATGCCGTCGTGCTGCTGCATGACGACTTCATGGACGAACAAGCCTCAGTATGGGATCAATATGTTCAGTCCACGCGTGCGGCCATGGAGACGCGCGGCGCAGCTGACGTCTACATCCCGTTTTGTGACTACGGCGGCAGCGCGATACCCGCCTCGGACAGGGAGCGGAACACGCAATACGTCTATAGGACGGGCTGGAAGGGACTGGACCAGCTAGCGCGAGATAAGCGTCTGTTGCTCCATGTGCTCGTTCAGATCCGTCGGCATCTGCGAAAACTCAGCGGCGACGACCGCGACGAGCCGCTGTTCGTTAGTCACGCCAAGGCGGACGGAGACACGATCGCCAGAGAGATTGTGGCTTATGTACAGTCACCAGATCATGACGTGCCCCTTCACACCTTCTACGACGCCATGGAGTTGAATCCGGGCGAGGATTTCAAAGCGCGCTTTGACGCTGAAATCAGTCGAGGGACGCTGATCGCCATCGTCTCGGATGTGTACGACTCCCGGCCATGGTGCATCTTCGAGCTGACGACCGCGAAGCGGCATAGGCGGCCAATCGTCTTGGCCGATATCGGGGGCGTTCGCGTCAGCCGAACCTATCCCTACGGCGCAAATCTTCCCCGGGTTCGTCTTGATCCCACCGGTTCGGCCGGTTCGTGGATAGATCCATTGCTGGTGGAAACCATGTCCGAAGGGCTGCGCTGCGACATCTTTCAGGCTCAAGCGGCGAAAGTTGTGGCGGCGGATTCGGAGGTCACGGTGATGCCGCGCCCCCCTGAGCTTTTTGACGTGATCGACGCCGATCTATGCCCACGAGTGATCCTATATCCCGATCCTCCGCTAGGAGACCTTGAGGCTCGGCTCGTCACTCGGGCGATGGCCGCATTGCGAAGTGACAGCCAGCTGAAAACATTGGGCGAATACCAGGCATGA
- a CDS encoding TonB-dependent receptor, with protein sequence MLTSALMAAPAAAQRVGTPAGQADESADDNSGDIVVIGTKRNRASAIDQKRDSLRVIDALGADELGQLPEKNVGESLNRLPGVTMLVEKGEGRFVQIRGVAANLNAVTINGVYIGSPQTDGGGRQVPLDLIAGSVLGSVQVVKTPTPDMDAQGIGGTVNIVTKMPFDRSDKFYGYGSTNYGIETIEPKDKGYGGHDPYSVDGTISGKLFGDKLGWLVGGAWSDREYIAQGIYQDDFHDADGLGLPEEVKNNYYTIGRQRLNLNGALQFRPDNVSEYFVRGFYAEWDEYQHRNRFQEALTEDVTDTGDSGGTYGMNATRANLRLEDTEKSVLSIAAGGNSDFGTLKLDYLLQYNRNRLNNPYSYWEFESDDMFGPGRFTRDDDGIVTLMPDEGTADRTDPRYQVFDRLRYQQSRLKENAWVTAVNLRWNASDDFYLKVGAKGTQTIRHNDYNRQRYDPGSQMMTLATDPALNSGGFVNDVEASDVPNLWMNIDALNAFFDDPANAAYFERNDDDTFVQRYANDYDLTENIAAGYIMGVKTIGIAQIIGGVRYEYTDVNSAGYLQSDGEAYRIHAGGDYAEWLPSLIVNVHPTDRTILRGAVSRALGRPGYDTIAPISSYSVETNEASLSIGNPDLKPRTSWNFDASAEWYPNDLSAVTVGVFYKDIGNQITGVSDRFTSPADIQDALDANGLGGAVNPEGLTELIVSTSVNAGSAELYGIEMNGQTQFSFLPAPLDGLGVSLSATFLDGSTTIDGEKAPIEGQASETYAATLFYQKGPIDASLNYTYNGDYLTDRASDPDNRLNQGEFGRLDAKLTYVVSPMLKLFVQGVNLTNEPTTEFQGGHKVWRTEAEYVGTTVSAGINVGF encoded by the coding sequence ATGTTGACTTCGGCATTGATGGCCGCGCCGGCCGCAGCGCAGCGTGTTGGCACTCCGGCCGGCCAAGCCGACGAGTCCGCCGATGACAACAGCGGCGACATCGTCGTCATCGGCACCAAACGCAACCGCGCGAGCGCCATCGACCAGAAGCGCGATTCGCTTCGTGTGATCGATGCGCTCGGCGCCGACGAACTCGGTCAGTTGCCGGAGAAGAATGTCGGCGAGTCGCTCAACCGCCTGCCGGGCGTGACCATGCTGGTCGAAAAAGGCGAAGGACGTTTCGTCCAGATTCGCGGCGTCGCGGCCAATCTCAACGCGGTTACGATCAACGGTGTCTATATCGGCTCGCCACAAACCGATGGCGGCGGGCGGCAGGTTCCGCTCGACCTGATCGCCGGCAGCGTGCTGGGCTCAGTCCAGGTGGTGAAAACGCCGACGCCGGACATGGATGCGCAGGGCATCGGCGGTACCGTTAATATCGTTACCAAGATGCCTTTCGACCGCTCGGACAAATTCTACGGCTATGGCAGCACGAATTACGGCATTGAGACGATCGAGCCCAAGGACAAGGGCTATGGCGGCCACGACCCCTATAGTGTCGACGGTACCATTTCCGGCAAGCTGTTCGGCGACAAGCTGGGCTGGCTGGTCGGCGGCGCCTGGTCCGACCGCGAATATATCGCCCAAGGCATCTATCAGGACGATTTCCACGACGCCGACGGCCTCGGCCTGCCCGAGGAGGTGAAGAACAATTATTATACCATCGGTCGGCAGCGGCTGAACCTGAACGGTGCGCTGCAATTCCGGCCGGACAATGTGAGCGAGTATTTCGTGCGCGGTTTTTATGCCGAATGGGACGAATATCAGCACCGCAACCGCTTTCAGGAAGCACTGACCGAGGATGTGACCGACACCGGAGACAGCGGCGGCACCTATGGCATGAACGCGACGCGCGCCAATCTCCGGCTGGAAGACACGGAGAAATCCGTGCTCAGTATCGCCGCGGGCGGCAATTCCGATTTCGGCACGTTGAAGCTCGATTATCTGCTGCAGTACAACCGCAACCGGCTGAACAATCCCTACAGCTATTGGGAATTCGAGTCGGATGATATGTTCGGCCCCGGCCGGTTCACCCGCGACGATGACGGAATCGTCACGCTGATGCCGGACGAAGGTACGGCCGACCGCACCGACCCGCGATATCAGGTTTTCGACCGGCTCCGCTATCAGCAGTCCAGGTTGAAGGAGAATGCGTGGGTCACGGCGGTCAATCTGCGTTGGAACGCCAGCGATGATTTCTATTTGAAGGTCGGCGCCAAGGGCACGCAGACGATCCGCCACAACGACTATAACCGCCAGCGCTACGACCCCGGCTCCCAGATGATGACGCTGGCGACCGACCCGGCGCTCAACAGCGGCGGCTTCGTCAACGACGTCGAGGCGAGCGATGTCCCGAACCTGTGGATGAACATCGACGCGCTGAACGCATTCTTCGATGACCCCGCCAACGCCGCCTATTTCGAGCGCAACGACGACGATACGTTCGTCCAGCGCTATGCCAATGATTACGACCTGACGGAAAATATCGCCGCAGGCTACATCATGGGCGTCAAGACGATCGGCATCGCGCAGATCATCGGCGGCGTGCGCTATGAATATACCGATGTGAACAGCGCCGGCTATCTGCAGAGCGACGGCGAGGCCTATCGCATCCATGCCGGCGGCGATTACGCAGAGTGGTTACCCTCGCTGATCGTCAACGTGCATCCGACCGATCGAACGATCCTGCGCGGTGCGGTATCGCGCGCGCTGGGCCGGCCAGGCTACGACACCATCGCGCCGATCTCCAGCTATTCGGTCGAGACGAACGAGGCGAGCCTGTCTATCGGCAATCCCGATCTGAAGCCGCGTACGTCGTGGAATTTCGACGCCAGCGCCGAATGGTATCCCAACGACCTGAGCGCGGTGACGGTCGGCGTCTTCTACAAGGATATCGGGAACCAGATCACCGGCGTGTCCGACCGTTTTACCTCGCCGGCTGATATCCAGGATGCGTTGGATGCCAACGGCCTGGGCGGCGCGGTGAATCCGGAGGGGCTGACCGAGCTGATCGTGTCCACATCGGTCAATGCCGGCAGCGCCGAGCTCTACGGCATCGAGATGAACGGGCAGACCCAGTTCTCCTTTCTGCCGGCGCCGCTCGACGGGCTGGGCGTATCGCTATCCGCGACCTTCCTCGATGGAAGCACGACCATCGACGGCGAGAAGGCGCCCATAGAGGGGCAAGCGAGCGAGACCTACGCCGCCACGCTCTTCTATCAGAAGGGACCGATCGATGCTTCGCTCAACTATACCTATAACGGCGATTACCTGACCGACCGGGCGAGCGACCCCGACAACCGGCTTAATCAGGGCGAGTTCGGACGGCTGGACGCCAAGCTCACCTATGTCGTCTCGCCGATGCTCAAGCTGTTCGTGCAGGGCGTCAATCTGACCAACGAGCCAACCACCGAATTCCAGGGCGGCCACAAGGTCTGGCGCACCGAGGCGGAATATGTCGGCACCACCGTATCGGCGGGCATCAATGTCGGCTTCTGA
- a CDS encoding thymidylate synthase codes for MKSERYRNISHATVGGFEAVLKDGKAVSVRGEATREVLGRGTLIECPQERFPFLPGRLGDPFALVAECIWVLAGRNDLDWLTHYLPRAAQFSDDGRVWRAGYGPRLRDWQGVDQLAEVFRLLSADRTSRRAVMSLFDPRSDFGPSLDIPCNNWLSWLIRDGRLLLNVAVRSNDAMWGFSGVNAFEWSVLQELLANWLGVEPGPTYFLASSFHIYERDRHLERAAAVVNAFPGVTPYDFEVSTPRLEVAQDRLDAALLEWFAAEALVRQDPDAWPVESLPEDPFLLASLRTVRLKWGADIWTEDRLRNELHACPDDDFTAAAYERLARRFPRLVDGIPQPGARAYFNRATCRPTSGDGLIQAIDALHREKNAGYGAAWKRRGERISILPNIARKVDRLEHFSTSGLELSGETLFDTAVDLLVYVLKYELFLAEQSPSLAERIGLQGGTRAYSDCNDDFTVALRHAGVTPLADNEVDSELIAAVSTFEDLWPKVKAEADVEARIAATSRLRVHAARLVGAIALTQPQVLLAFIQQWSPRDETPSSS; via the coding sequence ATGAAATCGGAGCGGTACCGCAACATTAGCCACGCGACGGTAGGTGGTTTCGAGGCAGTGCTGAAAGACGGCAAGGCCGTCTCGGTGCGCGGCGAAGCCACACGGGAAGTGCTCGGACGTGGCACGCTCATAGAATGCCCACAGGAACGGTTTCCGTTCTTACCCGGGCGACTAGGTGATCCGTTCGCCCTCGTGGCTGAATGCATCTGGGTCCTTGCCGGGCGAAACGACCTCGACTGGCTGACCCATTACCTTCCGCGCGCCGCCCAGTTCTCCGACGATGGTAGGGTCTGGCGAGCGGGATATGGACCGCGCCTCAGGGACTGGCAGGGCGTGGACCAGCTGGCCGAAGTCTTTCGGCTTCTCAGCGCAGACAGGACTAGCCGACGCGCGGTCATGAGTTTATTCGATCCTCGATCTGACTTTGGTCCATCCCTAGACATCCCCTGCAACAACTGGCTCAGCTGGCTGATCAGGGACGGCCGTCTGCTGCTCAATGTTGCGGTACGCAGCAACGACGCAATGTGGGGGTTCTCGGGCGTCAATGCGTTCGAGTGGAGCGTCCTGCAGGAACTGTTGGCGAACTGGCTGGGGGTTGAACCCGGCCCAACCTATTTCCTCGCCTCCTCGTTTCACATCTACGAACGCGACCGGCATCTCGAACGTGCGGCCGCGGTCGTGAATGCGTTTCCTGGCGTTACGCCGTACGATTTCGAAGTTTCGACACCGCGTCTGGAAGTCGCCCAAGACCGCTTGGATGCCGCCTTATTGGAATGGTTCGCAGCCGAAGCACTCGTTCGCCAAGATCCCGACGCCTGGCCCGTTGAGAGCTTGCCAGAGGATCCCTTCCTCCTTGCCTCCCTCCGGACCGTTCGTCTCAAATGGGGCGCTGACATTTGGACAGAGGACAGGCTGAGGAACGAATTGCACGCGTGCCCTGACGACGACTTCACGGCCGCGGCTTATGAACGCCTGGCGCGCCGTTTTCCGCGGTTAGTAGACGGCATTCCGCAGCCCGGCGCTCGGGCTTACTTCAACCGAGCGACGTGCCGGCCGACTTCCGGCGATGGTCTCATCCAAGCGATAGACGCCCTACATCGAGAGAAGAACGCCGGCTACGGCGCGGCCTGGAAGCGGCGCGGTGAGCGCATCAGCATTCTGCCCAACATTGCGCGCAAGGTCGACCGGCTGGAACATTTCAGCACTTCGGGCCTGGAACTCTCCGGCGAGACGCTGTTCGACACGGCGGTTGACCTGTTGGTGTACGTTCTCAAATACGAGTTGTTTCTCGCGGAACAGTCCCCCTCACTAGCCGAGCGAATCGGCTTGCAAGGTGGGACCAGAGCCTACAGTGATTGTAACGATGATTTCACCGTGGCACTCCGTCATGCGGGTGTGACGCCGCTCGCCGACAATGAGGTAGACAGCGAGCTCATAGCGGCGGTTAGCACCTTTGAAGATCTCTGGCCCAAAGTAAAGGCGGAAGCGGACGTCGAGGCGCGCATCGCCGCTACCAGTCGGTTACGTGTTCATGCGGCGCGACTGGTCGGGGCAATCGCGCTGACTCAGCCTCAAGTCCTGTTGGCGTTCATTCAGCAATGGAGCCCGCGCGATGAAACCCCCTCCTCCTCGTAG
- a CDS encoding DUF6118 family protein — protein sequence MDQESTEGAAASFAAQAFTELRGEVGLLRRAIEQLTAERTSMPDYEPTLEAIGKRLEDICVWARKVAGQPGVKLTPEVIAQQITAAARSSREHDQQMLDRATYNMNAASDRFDAAIATTRSVHAQNRELKKNRIAFAVAGMMTFAILPGAVARSMPVSWAMPERIAARMLGLDMWHAGQDMMAKADPDRWEAILHREHERAERAAARASPEKR from the coding sequence ATGGACCAGGAAAGCACCGAAGGAGCGGCGGCCAGCTTTGCCGCGCAGGCCTTTACCGAACTGCGCGGCGAGGTGGGACTGCTTCGCCGCGCGATCGAGCAGCTCACCGCCGAACGCACATCCATGCCCGATTACGAACCAACGCTTGAGGCGATCGGCAAGCGGCTGGAGGATATCTGTGTCTGGGCGCGCAAGGTTGCCGGCCAGCCGGGCGTCAAGCTGACGCCGGAAGTTATCGCGCAACAGATCACCGCAGCTGCCCGGAGCAGCCGCGAACACGATCAGCAGATGCTGGACCGAGCCACCTACAATATGAATGCCGCGAGCGACCGGTTCGATGCTGCCATTGCCACGACCCGGTCGGTCCATGCGCAGAACCGCGAACTGAAGAAAAACCGGATCGCGTTCGCGGTCGCCGGCATGATGACGTTCGCCATCCTGCCAGGAGCTGTCGCACGGTCGATGCCGGTAAGTTGGGCGATGCCCGAGCGCATCGCCGCGCGCATGCTCGGGCTGGACATGTGGCATGCCGGGCAAGACATGATGGCCAAGGCCGATCCGGACCGGTGGGAGGCGATATTGCACCGAGAGCACGAGCGGGCGGAACGTGCCGCTGCCAGGGCATCTCCGGAGAAGCGATAG
- a CDS encoding conjugal transfer protein TraD yields the protein MRKPRDYDSELKALGDKARKLRERKVMQLGELVQATDADALPVEELAGALIAAIEEKNATTKGAWRQRGEAFFRGAKGKAAGRVSHDRGGDTSNNGGAEPAAASSGAA from the coding sequence ATGCGCAAACCCCGCGACTATGATTCGGAACTGAAGGCGCTCGGCGACAAAGCCCGGAAGCTTCGCGAGCGCAAGGTCATGCAGCTGGGCGAGCTCGTGCAGGCGACCGATGCGGACGCGCTCCCGGTCGAGGAGCTGGCCGGGGCGCTCATCGCCGCGATCGAAGAAAAGAACGCCACCACGAAGGGAGCCTGGCGCCAGCGCGGCGAGGCGTTCTTTCGCGGCGCAAAGGGCAAAGCTGCTGGCCGGGTTTCGCACGATCGCGGTGGCGATACATCGAACAACGGCGGCGCGGAACCGGCTGCTGCTTCGTCGGGCGCGGCATGA
- the traA gene encoding Ti-type conjugative transfer relaxase TraA: MAIYHFSAKVISRAAGSSALAAAAYRSASRLHDQRLDRDHDFSSKAGVEHSEVLLPDGAPEHLRYRERLWNDVEAGEVRKDAQLAREVEFAIPRELDSAEGIRLAREFVKAEFVDRGMIADLNVHRDVGPDGMVKPHAHVMLTMRSVDENGFGAKMREWNRTDLLDHWREAWAQHVNHRLVELDIDASVDHRSLEAQGIDLEPQHKIGPAASRMVEQGRSSERLDEHRDIARENGDRLLARPELALDAITHQQSTFTTRDLAMFVHRHSDGKEQFDHVMAAVRGSPELVKLGKDGRGQERFTSRDMLETERRLEIATEALARQRGHGLAERTIGGTLARSASAGLVLGEMQEAALRHVTRDTGLATVVGYAGTGKSAMLSVARDGWEQEGYRVVGAALSGIAAENLEHGSGITSRTLASLEHQWEQDRDLLTSRDVLVIDEAGMIGTRQMERVIAESRKRGAKVVLVGDPEQLQAIEAGAAFRSVAERHGSVEITEVRRQRADWQRDATRQLATGRTGLAISAYDEHGHIHAAETREQARRALIARWDRDCDRSLEASRIILTHTNAEVRELNLAARASLREVEALGEDVTLQTEKGERRFASGDRVMFLRNERSLGVKNGSLGTVHSVSRSRMAVILDDDRAVALDVKDYAAIDHGYAATVHKAQGMTVDRVHVLATPGLDRHAAYVALSRHRDSVDLHYGRDDFADRSKLVRALSRERAKDMASDHLRTPEREQAKQPTKRRSMFDGLKINRDMVEKVIPTPSHDPFAGLDLRPAAPPMTRGMFDGLKLDASPAPGIEPPGLGSAVQRFARATADIMRMRRDGYRELPHQTAALDKARAALEAVRPHAARDLGEAFARDAGLADEAAKGRTSAAIRAMTLETEMRASPERRADRFVEDWTKLATAHRRLDRAGDSKGARAIGQQMTAMGKSMERDAQAESLVRKRLPELGLAPHQGASLSHSIQNWLGHSRSRGLGR; encoded by the coding sequence ATGGCGATCTACCATTTCTCCGCCAAAGTCATCTCGCGCGCCGCAGGGTCGTCGGCGCTGGCGGCTGCCGCCTATCGTTCCGCGTCGCGGCTGCACGACCAGCGGCTCGACCGCGATCACGATTTTTCCAGCAAGGCGGGCGTCGAGCATTCGGAAGTGCTGCTGCCGGACGGCGCGCCGGAGCATCTCCGTTATCGCGAGCGACTGTGGAACGACGTCGAGGCGGGCGAGGTCCGCAAGGACGCGCAGTTGGCGCGCGAGGTCGAGTTCGCGATCCCGCGGGAGCTGGACAGCGCCGAGGGTATCCGGCTCGCGCGCGAGTTCGTGAAAGCCGAGTTCGTCGACCGGGGCATGATCGCCGACCTGAACGTCCACCGCGATGTCGGACCGGACGGCATGGTCAAACCCCATGCGCATGTGATGCTCACCATGCGCTCGGTCGATGAGAACGGGTTCGGCGCGAAGATGCGCGAGTGGAACCGCACCGATCTGCTCGACCATTGGCGCGAGGCCTGGGCACAGCATGTGAACCACAGGCTGGTCGAGCTCGATATCGACGCGAGCGTCGATCACCGCTCACTGGAAGCCCAGGGCATCGATCTCGAACCCCAGCACAAGATCGGCCCGGCGGCATCGCGCATGGTCGAGCAGGGACGGTCGTCCGAGCGGCTCGACGAGCACCGCGACATTGCGCGCGAGAATGGCGACAGGCTGCTCGCCCGACCGGAACTGGCGCTCGATGCGATCACCCACCAGCAATCCACCTTCACCACCCGCGACCTTGCCATGTTCGTCCACCGCCATAGCGACGGAAAGGAGCAGTTCGATCATGTGATGGCGGCGGTACGCGGGTCGCCCGAGCTGGTGAAGCTCGGCAAGGACGGGCGCGGGCAGGAGCGGTTCACCTCGCGCGATATGCTGGAGACCGAACGGCGCCTGGAGATCGCGACCGAGGCGCTGGCGCGCCAGCGCGGCCATGGTCTTGCCGAGCGGACGATAGGGGGGACCCTCGCTCGCTCGGCAAGTGCGGGTCTCGTTCTCGGGGAGATGCAAGAAGCCGCGCTTCGCCACGTAACACGCGACACTGGCCTGGCAACGGTGGTCGGCTATGCCGGGACGGGCAAATCGGCCATGCTGAGCGTTGCGCGGGACGGATGGGAGCAGGAAGGCTACCGCGTTGTCGGCGCGGCGCTCTCCGGCATCGCCGCCGAGAACCTCGAGCACGGCTCGGGGATCACTTCACGCACGCTAGCCAGTCTCGAACATCAATGGGAGCAGGACCGCGATCTGCTCACGTCGCGCGATGTGCTCGTGATCGACGAGGCCGGCATGATCGGTACGCGGCAGATGGAACGGGTGATTGCCGAGAGCCGGAAGCGCGGCGCCAAGGTGGTGCTGGTCGGCGATCCCGAACAGCTCCAGGCGATCGAGGCCGGCGCTGCGTTCCGCTCGGTCGCCGAGCGCCACGGCAGCGTGGAGATCACCGAGGTCCGGCGGCAGCGTGCAGACTGGCAGCGCGATGCGACGCGGCAGCTGGCGACCGGGCGGACCGGGCTGGCGATCAGCGCCTATGACGAGCACGGCCATATCCACGCCGCCGAGACGCGCGAGCAGGCACGGCGCGCGCTCATCGCGCGGTGGGACCGCGACTGCGATCGGTCGCTGGAGGCGAGCCGGATCATCCTCACTCACACCAATGCCGAAGTGCGCGAGCTGAACCTGGCGGCCCGCGCGAGCCTGCGCGAGGTGGAAGCGCTGGGCGAGGATGTGACGTTGCAAACGGAGAAGGGCGAACGCCGCTTCGCGTCCGGCGACCGGGTGATGTTCCTGAGGAACGAGCGCAGCCTGGGGGTGAAGAACGGCTCGCTCGGGACCGTCCACTCGGTCAGCCGAAGCCGCATGGCGGTGATCCTCGACGACGACCGGGCGGTCGCGCTCGATGTGAAGGATTATGCCGCGATCGATCACGGCTACGCCGCGACCGTCCACAAGGCGCAGGGGATGACGGTCGACCGGGTGCACGTGCTGGCGACGCCGGGGCTCGATCGGCATGCCGCCTATGTGGCGCTGTCCCGCCACCGCGACAGCGTCGATCTCCATTACGGCCGCGACGACTTCGCCGACCGGTCGAAACTCGTCCGCGCGCTCTCTCGCGAGCGGGCCAAGGATATGGCGTCCGATCATCTCCGCACGCCCGAGCGCGAGCAGGCGAAGCAGCCCACAAAGCGCCGGAGCATGTTCGATGGCCTGAAGATAAACCGCGACATGGTCGAGAAGGTCATACCCACACCGTCACACGATCCGTTTGCCGGGCTGGACCTGCGGCCGGCCGCGCCGCCAATGACGCGCGGCATGTTCGACGGACTGAAACTCGATGCGTCGCCCGCGCCGGGGATCGAGCCACCTGGTCTGGGTAGCGCGGTCCAGCGGTTCGCGCGGGCGACCGCCGATATTATGCGCATGCGGCGCGACGGCTATCGCGAGCTGCCGCATCAGACGGCGGCGCTCGACAAGGCGCGTGCCGCGCTCGAGGCGGTGCGCCCGCACGCCGCGCGCGACCTCGGCGAAGCCTTTGCGCGCGACGCCGGCCTTGCCGACGAAGCGGCAAAGGGACGGACCAGTGCCGCCATCCGCGCGATGACGCTGGAGACGGAAATGCGCGCGAGCCCCGAGCGCCGGGCCGACCGGTTCGTCGAGGACTGGACCAAGCTGGCGACGGCGCACCGCAGGCTGGACCGTGCCGGTGACAGCAAGGGCGCACGGGCGATCGGCCAGCAGATGACCGCCATGGGCAAGAGCATGGAGCGCGACGCCCAGGCCGAGTCGCTGGTGAGAAAGCGTCTGCCAGAACTTGGTCTGGCGCCCCACCAGGGCGCATCCCTGTCCCACAGCATCCAGAACTGGCTCGGCCACTCGCGTTCGCGCGGGCTCGGCCGATAG
- a CDS encoding TIR domain-containing protein: MTKRRHVFISHHHADDARVTSLTNMLRRNALEIRNSSIRAKPANAERLRKGLIADKTLKRLLRMKMSWASTVVVVIGKNTHQRPWVNWEIETAHRLGKRIVGVYEHGGTENDIPAALDKYGDAIVAWNSKNIIGAIEGRCDPQETPAGIERSTRDGTRGCAA; encoded by the coding sequence ATGACCAAGCGTCGTCATGTGTTCATCAGCCATCATCACGCAGATGATGCTCGGGTCACGAGCCTGACAAACATGCTGCGCCGGAATGCGCTAGAAATCCGTAACAGCTCGATCCGCGCAAAGCCCGCTAATGCAGAGAGACTTCGTAAAGGGCTAATCGCTGACAAAACACTCAAGCGTTTGCTGCGCATGAAGATGTCCTGGGCCTCAACGGTCGTGGTTGTCATCGGCAAGAACACCCACCAGCGCCCTTGGGTGAACTGGGAAATCGAGACGGCTCATCGTCTGGGCAAGCGCATCGTCGGCGTCTATGAACACGGTGGCACAGAAAATGACATTCCGGCCGCCCTAGACAAGTACGGCGATGCGATCGTTGCTTGGAACTCAAAGAATATCATCGGCGCGATCGAGGGACGATGCGATCCGCAGGAAACCCCGGCAGGCATCGAGAGAAGCACGCGCGACGGCACGAGGGGATGCGCGGCCTGA